Genomic window (Anaerolineales bacterium):
ATAAACCGCCTGGCCGACTTGATGCAGGACCATCTCGAAACCACTCGGATTACTGAACAAAATTCCTGCTCCAAGAAACATATTCAGGATTAAACAGTAAATCGCCGCTTGATAAGATTTACTTTTCCGGAAACATGAAAGCGTGGGAGACGAGCTTGCACGCGATCACTTATCGGAACCCTTGCGGTGAGAGGTACATATTGTATAAATATAGTTCAAAGGATTCCCAATTATCTATTACGATTATCCTTATGAATTCAGAAATTGGAAATAAATATGCCCAGAAAATCAAAACGAATCCCATTTCTGGTTCTTCTGTACATGTTGCTTCTCGTGTCCTGTCATTCGACACCACCAAGCATGATAAAAACAACCGCGCCGATTGAACCCCAACCCGAATCGAGTCCAACCCCCGAGATGGAAATAACAGCCACAAGTACATTAACTTTTTTGCCATCTCCAACTCCTTCAAAACCGATAGAATCGACGATCAGTTTATCTCCACAAGGTCCCTGGTTGGTCTATCAGAAAGAAGATCACCTGCTTTATGCCGTGAATGCCAATGGAACGGGGATAACCACAATCGGAGATTCTTCAACCGGGACCTATCCCTACACCGGCTCGGAATCCAGCGGCCTTCTGGCCACCATGATCGATGGCAAATATTCATTCTCCGTCGACCTCGTTCTAATCGAGTTCCCTGATCTTCAACAGAAGCGAAGAATCGCATTGTATTCCTATTGGGAAACAGAACCGGAAAATAATCTGGACCTAAATATACCAATGGAGGCATCATCAAGTGACCCCAAATGGTCACCGGATGGCAGCCAGATTGCGTTCGTTGCCTCGATCGATGGCCCCTCGCTTGATCTGTACCTCTACGACTCCACGTTGGATCAAATAAAAAGGTTATCGAGCGGAGATAATCACGCAGCTGATCCCCATTGGTCCCCCAATGGAGAGTGGATCGTACATTCGGAGGTATCGGAATTCAATGGGTGGCTTGTGGAAGCGTTATGGGCAGCTTCGGCCGACGGCAAGCAGATGAAATGGTTGTTCGCCCCCGAAGGTAGTTGGACTCCATGGATTCTCGAATGGGTTGGTGAAGATTCATTTATCTGTATATTACGAAGTTCTGGTGGTGAACAGATTATTCGCCATGTGGATATCTCCGACGGTACCGTGACCATCCTTTTTCCCGAATATCTACATACAATACCTGCTGTGGATCCGATCACAGGGGCAGTTGCATTCTCGCCGATGTTGGGGGTGAAAGACGTCGAGCCAATGTTGAATCAAAATGGCATCTATATCATTTCACCACCGAGTAGACAGATTACGTTAGTCGTTCAAGACAAGTGGGGAAGTTACTGGGATCAAGGAACGAATCAATTTGTCACCATCGTTTCTTGCGTCGAAGAACCAGATGGATACATCGTGTTTGATGGTGACGGAAATACGAGCTGCGAGTCATTACAAAGAATCGAAAAATCACCAAATAGTCGCTGGCAGCTTGTGTTCGACTCCCATCCATTTTTTTCCGAAGCGTCGACTCAGATTCGGGTCTTCGATAAAAGTAACAATCAAGTTGGGATTGTTCCAAACATTAAGAATGGGGATGTGCATTGGCTCCCCGACGAGAGCGGATTCTTTATCCTCGAAGACGATTCACTCTATCATGTGGAATTGCCATCTCTTACAGTACGATTAATTGACAGGGACGTCGTACCAGAAGTTCCCAATTATTTCTTGACACCTAGAAGACTCCCCAACATCACATTTGTAAGCAGGAATTAGAGGATCACTCTATCTTTTTTCACTCAGCACTGAATTGTGTCAAAATCAATTCAACCTTCCAGAGAAAACAATAAATACAGAAACGCCCCGCAGAGACTTCCATCCCTGCGGGGCGAGAATCGATCCGCTTGCGCATCACTCGTAGCGGAAGCGCCAGATCGCCAACGCGAAGAACACGGCGGCGAAGACCATCAGCACCCCGGCTTCGGGCAAGATGTCCACCATTCCCAACCTGCGCAGCCCCAAATCGTTCAAGCCCTGCAGCGCCCACGTCGTGGGCAGAAACCGGTTCACAGTTTTAACCGTGTCGGGGAACAGCTCTCCGGGATACCAGCATCCACCGACGAGCGCCATGACCATGCCGGTGATCGGCGCCAGGCTGCCGGCCTGGGCCGTGGAGCGCACCAGCGTTCCCAACAGCGTACCCAACGCGGTCGCCGCCAGGCTGAAAGCGAGCAGCAGCACGACCAGACCGGGTATGGAATTGCCCCAGTCGATCCCCAACACGTAGATGCCGAAGACCACCAGCAGCGTCATCTGCACCCAGGCCGCCGCTAACTGGCCCAGAATCGTGCCCAGCAGGAACGTGGCCCTTTTGGTCGGCGTGGTGAACAGGCGCCGCAGCGTGCCCGTCGTACGTTCGTCGGCTAGCACGGCCGCCGTGGCCAGGAGCGGTATGAAGACCCAGGTGATCAGTTGTCCCGCGCTGGCCTGTACGTTAGTGGCATTCTCTCTTTCGTAGACGATGCCTTCATCCGGTGTACGGATTTCCACGCGCTGCGGCAAATGGTCAAACGCAGCTTCAGCGCTGGTGAAGCTCGCATCGTAATATCTCTCCCTCATCGCGGCGTCTGTAAAATCTCCGCGCTTTTCGTATTCGGCCGTACTCATGTTTGCCGCCAGAAGCACTCGGCTCATCTGCTCCACAGCCGCAAACACCTGCTGCTCGGCTGCGTCGTAGGCATCTTCGTCGCCCGCCTCTTGCAGGGCAAGATCGACCGGCCAACCGCCGTACAAGCGCTCCTGAAAACCCGTAGGGATGGTCAGGATGGCAGCCGTGTCTTGTGCATCAGCCAGCGCTTCCGATTCTTCGCTCGAAGCCAACACGATCTCCATCGATCCCGCCGGCGTCAGTTCTTCGATCAGTTGACCGGACAGCGAAGTTTGGTCTTGATCGACGACGATCAATTCGTACGTTCTCCCGCCTGACCCGATCGTTCCACTCAACAAGTAGGTGAATATGATTGGCAGGACGAGGAAGAACATGATCTCCATGGGGCTCGAGAAGCGGTTCTTGATGTCTTTCCAGGCAATGTTGAATATTTTCTTCATTTCAGTACTCCACTGCGGCGCTTTCGATCAGCTCCGCAACAAACCGCGGCGGCGGAAGACGACAACCGCCACGCCGAATAATATGCTTCCCATTACGACCAGGCCGACGATCGACCCGCGGACGTCCGCCAGCGTGCCGACGCCGGCCAGGATGGTAAACCCTTCCTGCGCCCAGGCGTTGGGTGTGATTTTCCCAATCGTGCCCAGTATGCCGTCGAAGCTTTCGCCGCCGAAAAACGAACCTCCCAGCAGCCCGAAGAAGAGCATCATGGCCGTTCCCATCGTCGAAACCTGTTCGGCCGTGCGGGCGAATGCAGCCAGCAGAATGCCCCAGCCGGCGGCCCCAAAAACGGCGGCCACGATCATCAGCGCCACACCGAGCGTGTCTCCCCAATGAAGTTGAAAGAGCAGACTGGTGACCCCGATGACGATGGCCAACTGTGCCACACCCACCAGCACGACGCCGAGCACCTTTCCCCCAAGGATCCAGGCGCCTTCCGTCGGCGTGGCCAGCATACGCGGTAAGGTGCCCTCTTCGCGCTCGGCAAGAATACTGCGCCCGCCGATACCGGAAACGGTGTACATCAGAAACAACATGGCCATACTCGGCGCCAGTATTGCCAGCGGCTGAATGGCGACATCCTCTTCCTCAACGCGCTGATTTTGGACGGTTATCCCGGCCATTGCGTCGGATCCCGCTGTCACCAACGCTTCGCCGATTTCCCGGCCGACGTCATTCGCCTCCTGCGGCTGGATCAATCCGGCTCCGATCAGACCCCCTACTGCCACTTTACTGCTGACGACGCCCGCATCGACGCGCGCCAGAAAACGCTCGACCAGCGAACGCACGATGCCGACCCGGATGGGCTGCCCGGGATACACGTACAGTTCCACAAGGCTGCTCTCCGCGACCTCTTTGGCCTCCAGCATCGACTGGCTGAAATCCGTCGGCAGGATCAGGGCCGCCACGTACTTTCCTTCATCGACGTCGGCGCGGGCTTGCGGAGCACTGAACAAAGTTGTGACTTTGATGACCGAGCCCATACTTTCGTCGCGAAGCCACGACAGCATTGCTCTTCCCAATTCGCCTTCATCTTCGTTGACGACTACTACGCTGGTGGCCTGGATGGCGGGTTCGCCCGCCGAGACCGAGAAAGCCCCGGTTACAAAGGCCATGGCCAGTGTCAGCACGAAAGGCCCGGCCAGCATGATCCATCCCACCCTGTCTCGAAAAGCCACTTTCAGATCTTTCAATCCGATCGCCAATAACTTGAACATCGTCGCCTCCTAGTTCCGCAGCGCCCGGCCGGTCAGGTGCAGGAACACGGCTTCGAGATTGGGTTCCTGGATCGAGGCGGATGTGATCTTCGCATCCTGCGTATTAGCGGCGGTGATCAGCGCCGGAAGGATGGCGTTGCCGTCGTCAACGAAAAGCCGCAAGGTGCCGTTGAGCGGCTGCACCTGGTGCACGCCAGGCACGCGCCCCAAAGCCTCGACAACTTCCGGCCGGCTGGTTTCCTCGGCGATGTGCATTTCGACCACATCCTGCTCGCCGACCAATTCCGTCAACTCACGCTGCGTACCCAGGGCAATCATCTCGCCGTGGTCGATGATGCCGATGCGGTCACTGAGCTCCTGGGCTTCTTCCATGTAGTGGGTCGTATAAAGCACGGTCATGCCCTGCTCATTGAGCGATTTCACCGTATCGAGGATGCTGCGGCGGCTTTGCGGGTCGATCCCGACCGTGGGCTCGTCCATGTAAATCACCTTCGGTTCGTGCAGCAGGCCGACGCCGATGTTGATACGACGCTGCATGCCGCCCGAATAGGTCTCCACACGGTCCTTCGCCCGTTCGCGCAATCCGGTCATGTCGAGCACATCGTCGACGCGCTTGCGCAGCGCCTTGCCCCCCATCCCGTAAAGCCGGCCCCAGAAGATCAGATTTTCGTAGGCCGTCAGCTTCGGATAGAGCGCGATTTCCTGCGGCACGACGCCGATGACCGCTTTGACTTTCTGCGATGCCTGTAAGATCGATGCGCCGTCAATTAGTGCGTCACCGCTGGTGGGCTTTAGCAAGCAGGAGAGCATCGAGAGTGTCGTCGACTTTCCCGCACCGTTTGGCCCCAACAGGCTGAAGATTTCCCCCTCCCGGACGACGAAACTGACTTCGTCTACGGCCGGATCGGGGGTCCCGTTGTAGCGCTTGGTCAGCGCTTGTGCTTCAATCATGTTACTCACGTTCATTCCTCCTTCGTGCGTCAATTGCACGTGCG
Coding sequences:
- a CDS encoding ABC transporter permease produces the protein MKKIFNIAWKDIKNRFSSPMEIMFFLVLPIIFTYLLSGTIGSGGRTYELIVVDQDQTSLSGQLIEELTPAGSMEIVLASSEESEALADAQDTAAILTIPTGFQERLYGGWPVDLALQEAGDEDAYDAAEQQVFAAVEQMSRVLLAANMSTAEYEKRGDFTDAAMRERYYDASFTSAEAAFDHLPQRVEIRTPDEGIVYERENATNVQASAGQLITWVFIPLLATAAVLADERTTGTLRRLFTTPTKRATFLLGTILGQLAAAWVQMTLLVVFGIYVLGIDWGNSIPGLVVLLLAFSLAATALGTLLGTLVRSTAQAGSLAPITGMVMALVGGCWYPGELFPDTVKTVNRFLPTTWALQGLNDLGLRRLGMVDILPEAGVLMVFAAVFFALAIWRFRYE
- a CDS encoding ABC transporter permease, with product MFKLLAIGLKDLKVAFRDRVGWIMLAGPFVLTLAMAFVTGAFSVSAGEPAIQATSVVVVNEDEGELGRAMLSWLRDESMGSVIKVTTLFSAPQARADVDEGKYVAALILPTDFSQSMLEAKEVAESSLVELYVYPGQPIRVGIVRSLVERFLARVDAGVVSSKVAVGGLIGAGLIQPQEANDVGREIGEALVTAGSDAMAGITVQNQRVEEEDVAIQPLAILAPSMAMLFLMYTVSGIGGRSILAEREEGTLPRMLATPTEGAWILGGKVLGVVLVGVAQLAIVIGVTSLLFQLHWGDTLGVALMIVAAVFGAAGWGILLAAFARTAEQVSTMGTAMMLFFGLLGGSFFGGESFDGILGTIGKITPNAWAQEGFTILAGVGTLADVRGSIVGLVVMGSILFGVAVVVFRRRGLLRS
- a CDS encoding ATP-binding cassette domain-containing protein, which gives rise to MIEAQALTKRYNGTPDPAVDEVSFVVREGEIFSLLGPNGAGKSTTLSMLSCLLKPTSGDALIDGASILQASQKVKAVIGVVPQEIALYPKLTAYENLIFWGRLYGMGGKALRKRVDDVLDMTGLRERAKDRVETYSGGMQRRINIGVGLLHEPKVIYMDEPTVGIDPQSRRSILDTVKSLNEQGMTVLYTTHYMEEAQELSDRIGIIDHGEMIALGTQRELTELVGEQDVVEMHIAEETSRPEVVEALGRVPGVHQVQPLNGTLRLFVDDGNAILPALITAANTQDAKITSASIQEPNLEAVFLHLTGRALRN